One Cololabis saira isolate AMF1-May2022 chromosome 12, fColSai1.1, whole genome shotgun sequence DNA window includes the following coding sequences:
- the nckap5l gene encoding nck-associated protein 5-like, whose product MRTMSDEAEPRVCDEDFGSDEEGEEADVESYLEDNSSELMDRLRELEAENSALMLANESQREAYERCLDEVANHVVQALLNQKDLREECIKLKMLVFDLERQNRALCELFQQKLPNHPPAHYQVQAGPLPDNSSQMHNDSAKQVEPAQTEAQAKGNGYCTQHASPGSCGTAASMEALSPFFKKKAHILEVLRKMEETDPLKFHPSTTTLPFCDYSQVLISTEAVLASADPLPRQCKSHHTFCHCSCLDTHQHVNSDGSVKCEGGDTCCLRCKRSPDSPSKPCNHVCTPLKVISAAQSYVAPDAAAASDCHSKTRTDQSVPPSKQMAVNEVHQQPAVATGNSSLTEMVRQSLELVKAERDKFESHVKSATSEDLSALCAPAQLPNSGRECAQISLCDVDTGDGIGKDVALSSNAILRDTSAVQEKDGTDEEASSVRASASVSPSPSCLSDVKAAAINSPSKLLKFLKIPSMGEKCQASPSAVRLSPQLTRNSRIPCRTNNYEVYHSPVPSRRVTTAERCRQPPPPPSRSESYPATHSAPTSPPQPEDVCPLPVKDISYSSLSAPKASAGAGLKSGASTAPSSCSPKVSQRVPHYENVCDISSSREDVTAKDLERRTTLSSQGKANGGERKLIKSLPESVLNPPPRQKQSSSSTSESTSGDEEDSDSPVWVNHHSLPTSSAVSKAQSRVSYSQTREKQEVEVREVSVASSDVTQPPTLVRKSDSSSIPKRPTAVAARSQPDSSHHAFKDRLAALGKLKSSEDLQAGLRLVDTNEGTYGEERSKTVERPMDKEEHRHSKYTDSLDGKPKMNSVGLKCPGTSQIYEQAVKFQSSANTGAKQELCVAKVEGPKSKIGLLSPSADAPQVLRNNIKCPGSLNLSYNVKAPQCSNSPNKIPPKSPSRPCQGPSFQRGGKASEAPRYSSKSEERSKISGKGKKNPLYGDSLPPPPPRPPVSEGEKPLQPVPSPQSAIEQKVMKGIEENVLKLQEQDRGGQGSEVKQKASNGIASWFGLKKSKLPALSRKTDATKAKDEKKEWKINIPSVGRDPVKMATRCKEGVEGLNISTLMEKAEGLRRALEEERAYVERSGRGHSCEVVMDQAQGQLAVMYRGGRSDNFMQQLLNRVDGKDVISVPQRRLSFDCKTSKPVFSQQSEVISHTSSHDDMEKGCDRIGKLTSDENLSDSVHSQHFAGSGASTYTLDSGIGTFPLPDCSSSAAGRSLTKTRGGAELLSSDSPGRAGRRARTLDREPTSQEECMAPHKQLIPTIQYGSVLEARTAGVIHEEKEVHGANMFSPRSKTWTFPNLKTPSGPAEVYLAVEEEEEEVVSFGSPYRGSTKASTSSSGRVDPGNLPLPAPAGLSRRGKARPPSGPEVSPAGLELLRERPEEALSPSRPQVLETPESLSDSLYDSLSSCGSQG is encoded by the exons ATGAGAACAATGTCTGATGAGGCAGAACCGAGAGTGTGCGATGAGGATTTTGGTTCGGATGAGGAGGGCGAGGAGGCAGATGTAGAGTCTTATCTGGAGGACAACAGCAGTGAGCTGATGGACCGACTGAGAGAGCTGGAG GCAGAGAATTCTGCCCTGATGTTGGCGAATGAGAGCCAGAGAGAAGCTTATGAGAGATGTTTGGATGAG GTGGCGAACCATGTGGTCCAAGCTCTGCTAAACCAGAAG GATCTGAGGGAGGAGTGCATCAAGCTGAAGATGTTAGTGTTTGACCTGGAGAGACAGAACCGAGCTCTTTGTGAGCTTTTCCAGCAGAAGCTCCCCAACCACCCCCCAGCTCACTACCAG GTTCAGGCAGGTCCTCTCCCAGACAACAGTTCACAGATGCACAATGACTCGGCCAAACAGGTGGAACCTGCACAGACTGAAGCACAAGCCAAG GGAAATGGCTACTGCACACAGCATGCCTCCCCAGGCTCCTGCGGCACTGCAGCCTCTATGGAGGCACTGTCTCCTTTCTTCAAAAAGAAAGCACACATCCTCGAGGTCCTGCGCAAGATGGAGGAGACGGACCCGCTCAAGTTCCATCCGTCCACAACAACCCTGCCTTTCTGCGACTACAGCCAGGTGCTGATTTCCACCGAGGCTGTGCTGGCCTCCGCAGACCCGCTCCCACGGCAGTGCAAGTCCCACCACACATTCTGCCACTGCTCCTGCTTGGACACACACCAGCATGTTAATAGTGACGGATCAGTGAAGTGTGAGGGGGGGGACACCTGTTGTTTACGCTGCAAAAGAAGCCCCGATAGCCCTTCAAAGCCATGCAACCACGTCTGTACCCCTTTGAAAGTCATCTCTGCCGCCCAGAGCTACGTTGctcctgatgctgctgctgcgagCGACTGCCACAGTAAGACCAGAACAGACCAATCTGTACCTCCATCCAAACAAATGGCAGTTAACGAAGTCCACCAGCAGCCAGCGGTTGCCACTGGCAACTCATCACTCACAGAAATGGTGCGTCAGAGCCTGGAGTTGGTCAAAGCAGAGCGTGATAAGTTTGAGAGTCACGTAAAGTCTGCTACCTCTGAGGACCTCTCTGCTCTCTGTGCCCCTGCCCAGCTACCTAACTCTGGGAGAGAGTGTGCACAGATCTCCCTCTGTGATGTGGACACAGGTGATGGCATTGGCAAAGACGTGGCTCTATCTTCCAACGCCATCTTGAGGGACACCTCAGCCGTCCAGGAGAAAGACGGCACAGATGAAGAGGCTTCCTCTGTGAGAGCCAGCGCGTCCGTCAGCCCCAGCCCCTCCTGCCTCAGCGACGTCAAGGCCGCCGCCATCAACTCCCCGTCCAAGCTGCTCAAGTTCCTGAAGATCCCGTCAATGGGAGAGAAGTGTCAGGCCTCCCCCTCGGCGGTCCGCCTGAGCCCTCAGCTCACACGCAACTCCAGGATCCCCTGTCGCACCAACAACTACGAGGTGTACCACTCCCCTGTTCCCTCCCGCAGAGTGACCACTGCAGAGCGGTGCAGGCAGCCCCCTCCCCCACCCTCCAGGTCCGAGTCCTACCCCGCCACACATTCAGCACCGACCTCCCCTCCACAGCCTGAGGATGTTTGCCCTCTGCCCGTCAAGGACATAAGCTACAGTAGCCTCTCCGCACCTAAAGCTAGTGCCGGTGCTGGGTTGAAGTCCGGGGCCTCCACTGCCCCGTCCTCTTGTTCACCTAAGGTTTCTCAAAGGGTCCCTCATTATGAAAATGTCTGTGATATTTCCAGCTCTAGAGAAGATGTAACAGCCAAGGATCTTGAGAGGAGGACCACCCTTTCATCTCAAGGGAAGGCAAATGGTGGCGAGAGGAAGCTTATCAAATCACTGCCAGAAAGTGTCCTGAATCCTCCGCCACGACAAAAGCAGTCATCTTCATCAACTTCAGAGTCAACATCAGGCGATGAGGAAGATTCTGACAGCCCAGTATGGGTTAATCATCACAGCCTGCCCACCTCATCTGCAGTCAGCAAAGCTCAGAGCAGAGTGAGCTACTCACAAACCAGAGAGAAACAAGAGGTGGAGGTCAGGGAGGTCAGTGTGGCGAGCTCTGATGTCACCCAACCTCCAACTCTTGTCAGAAAGAGTGACTCCTCATCTATCCCCAAGAGGCCCACGGCTGTGGCAGCCAGATCTCAGCCTGATTCCAGTCATCATGCTTTCAAAGACAGACTCGCCGCTTTGGGAAAGCTAAAGAGCTCTGAGGATTTACAAGCCGGCCTCCGGCTCGTCGACACAAACGAGGGCACctatggagaggagaggagcaaGACAGTAGAGAGGCCCATGGATAAAGAAGAGCATAGACATTCAAAATACACCGATTCTTTGGATGGTAAACCTAAAATGAACAGTGTTGGTTTGAAATGTCCAGGTACTTCCCAGATCTATGAACAGGCAGTAAAATTCCAGTCATCTGCCAACACTGGGGCTAAACAAGAACTATGTGTGGCCAAGGTAGAGGGCCCCAAGAGCAAAATTGGATTACTGTCGCCCAGTGCAGATGCCCCTCAGGTGTTGAGGAACAACATTAAGTGTCCTGGCTCCTTGAACTTGTCTTACAATGTCAAAGCCCCCCAGTGTAGCAATAGCCCCAACAAAATCCCTCCAAAGTCTCCATCCAGACCTTGCCAAGGCCCCTCTTTCCAGAGAGGGGGGAAGGCTTCAGAGGCCCCACGTTACTCGTCCAAATCAGAGGAAAGGTCCAAGATCAGTGGAAAGGGGAAGAAAAATCCATTGTACGGAGACAGcctcccacctcctcctccaagacCTCCAGTTTCTGAGGGGGAGAAGCCCTTGCAGCCAGTTCCCAGCCCGCAGTCTGCTATTGAGCAGAAAGTGATGAAGGGCATCGAGGAGAACGTGCTTAAGCTTCAGGAGCAGGACAGAGGCGGTCAGGGGAGTGAGGTCAAACAGAAAGCCTCCAACGGCATTGCCAGCTGGTTCGGCCTGAAAAAGAGTAAACTGCCAGCACTGAGCCGCAAGACCGATGCCACCAAAGCCAAGGATGAGAAGAAGGAGTGGAAGATAAACATCCCCTCAGTGGGCAGGGACCCTGTGAAAATGGCCACCAGGTGTAAAGAAGGTGTGGAAGGTCTGAACATTTCAACGTTGATGGAGAAGGCGGAGGGGCTGAGGAGAGccctggaggaggagagagcCTATGTGGAGAGGTCTGGGCGGGGCCACTCCTGCGAGGTGGTCATGGACCAGGCTCAGGGACAGCTGGCCGTCATGTACCGGGGCGGCCGCTCCGACAACTTCATGCAACAGCTGCTCAACAG AGTGGACGGGAAGGACGTGATCAGTGTGCCCCAGCGCCGGCTTTCCTTCGACTGTAAAACCTCCAAGCCGGTGTTCAGTCAGCAGAGCGAAGTCATCAGTCACACCAGCAGCCACGACGACATGGAGAAG GGATGTGACAGAATCGGCAAGCTCACATCAGATGAAAACCTCTCAGATTCAGTTCACTCTCAGCACTTTGCAG GTTCTGGTGCGTCCACGTACACCCTGGACAGCGGCATCGGGACCTTCCCCCTCCCAGACTGCAGCAGCAGCGCGGCCGGGAGGAGCCTCACCAAGACCAGGGGGGGGGCCGAGCTCCTCTCCTCCGACTCCCCGGGGAGGGCTGGGCGGCGAGCTCGTACCCTGGACCGAGAGCCCACGTCACAGGAGGAGTGCATGGCTCCGCACAAGCAGCTGATTCCCACCATCCAGTACGGCTCCGTGCTGGAGGCTCGGACCGCCGGCGTCATCCATGAAG AAAAAGAGGTCCATGGAGCAAACATGTTTTCCCCTCGTTCCAAGACCTGGACTTTCCCCAACCTGAAGACTCCTAGCGGACCTGCAGAGGTGTACCTGgcagtggaagaggaggaggaggaggtggtatCATTCGGATCCCCGTACAGAGGG